The Chryseolinea soli nucleotide sequence TCGAAGGTGATGTAGCCCCGCGCCTGGAGAAAATCCACGCCCTTGCCATTTTTGTAGTCCTTCCAAAAACCCTCGTGGGGGATGACCGGGTTTTGCGACATCTGATCCCACACATAGGAAGGAAGCACCATTTGGTTGTCGGTGAGATAGGCATAGAAGCCCACCTTTTTATCCACCATCCCCCTGATCTCGGCCCCGCGGGTGTTGATGAACAACCGCTCGTCGCGACGCGAATCGCTGCCCGCGCCAAGGTATGCCACCGGGTTCACGTGCAGATCGAAGGCCTCCTCGTCCACGTAGAACAGATCCGATTTCTTTTTGTAAAGTCCCTTCAAAATGGGCTTGCGGCTGTTGCTGCTTTCGGCCCGTGAGAACTCCCAGCTGTCGTTTTGAAGGTATTCGTAGTTAAACGCATCGGCCTTGGAGACAAACTGGCCCTGCGCATGGAGGGTATCGATAAAAGCCACGATGTCGGACCGTTTGTAGGGTTTCACGGCCGTGAAAATGTTGGGGAGCACTTTGCCGGCCTTTACCTCATAGCGGTCGATGCTGTGGTAGTAATCTTCGTTGAGAGGGGCATAGCTGCTTTGGGCAAAAGCCGAGAGTTGTAAACCGGTGAGAAATAGAGCCAGTAGCCTTATTTTCATGCGTTGGGGAAGTTAAGGGGGTAAAAATACGGGATTTGGGGCAAACGCGTTTGCGGGGCATATTTTGGGGGACGCCAAGCTGCTATCCTGTCGGGTATATTTTGGCAATTCCGGCACCCTGCTCTTGTTTCTGTGCCAAATTTTGTTTCTCCAAGTTTGCTTATCCGTTCTATCCCCGTATATTTGCAGTCCTTTTTAGAGGAAAAAACGCATAATTGATATGAAAAAAGGCATTCATCCGGAGTACAGAGAAGTTGTTTTCTGGGACACTTCCAGCGACACCAAATTCATAAGCCGCTCGACTTCCAATACCAAAGAAACCATCAAAATGGAAAATGGTAAGGAATATCCTGTGATCAAGGTCGAAGTGAGCTCGGCATCTCATCCATTTTTCACCGGCAAAAAGCTGTTTGTCGACACCGCAGGCCGCGTGGAAAAATTCAAGAACAAGTATCAGAAGAAAGCTTAATACTTCTTTTTTCAAATGGGAGAGAAAAGCCTTTGGTAACAAAGGCTTTTTTTATGCCTTTTTTTTGGGGCGGGCCATCATAAATACCGCAATACCCTTTATCATTAGCCATACGCCACTATTTTTGGAACATGAATTTGATCCTCTTCGATGACCCCTCCATCCGCATAGAACTCCTCCCCTTCACTTTCACACGCCCCATTGGCGCCCTGCGCGTGGGAATCCTCACAATCGCCGAAAAATGGGAGAAATACCTGGGGACCACCGCCTCTTTCAAGACCGAACCGTACCTCCAAAAAAAATATCCCACCGTTTCCACGGCCGACAACCTGCTGGTGAACGGTGCCCTTTGCCCGGACGAGCTCCTGGCAGCCACCGTAAAATCGCTTCCCGAAGGGTATTTCCTCGTGAAAGGCTCCCTGCTCCTGGCCGCGCGGAATCCGGTGCAGGAAATGAACCAGCAGAACACCATCGAATACCGCGAACCGCTCACGATCATCGACACGCCCTGGAAGATCTTTCGCGAGAATGGGGCACAGATCCGCGCCGACTTTAAAAAGGTCACGGCCGGCAGAACATCGGCGGGTATTGCCGACCGGCACACGATCGTGTATGGCGCGGAGAATATTTTTGTGGAGGAAGGTGTTTCCATCCGTGCCGCAACCCTCAATGCCGAAAACGGACCTATCTACTTGGGAAAGAACAGCCAGCTTCATGAAGGCGCGCTCATTCGCGGGGCCTTTGCGCTGTGCGAAGGTTCCCAGATCAACATGGGCGCCAAGGTGCGGGGCGATGTAACGGTAGGCCCTTATTCCAAAGTGGGTGGCGAGATCAGCAACTCGGTCATCATCGCCTACAGCAACAAGGCCCACGACGGCTTCCTGGGCAATTCAGTGGTGGGCGAGTGGTGCAACATCGGGGCAGACTCCAACACCTCGAACCTCAAGAACAACTACGATCTCATCAAACTGTGGCGGCACAAAGAACAGGACTATGTGCAGACAGAATTATATTTTTGCGGGCTGATGATGGGCGACCACAGCAAGTGCTCCATCAACACCATGTTCAACACGGCCACGGTGGTCGATGTGAGCGCCAGCGTGTTTGGCGAGGGCTTTCCCCCCAATTATGTTCCATCCTTTTCCTGGGGTGGCGCTGCGGGACTCACCACCTACCAGCTTGACAAAGCCCTGGAGACCGCCGCACGCGTGGTGGGACGCCGGGACCAGGTGCTGAGCGACCTCGACAGAGAGATTCTTCTTCATGTGTACAACACCACGGCGCACAGTCGCACGTGGGAAAAAAAATGATATGCAGTTTTCATCCATCCCAGGCCTGCACGATGTAAAGGCGATGCTCACCGCGGCAGTGAAGAGCAATCACATTGCCCACGCCCAGCTTTTTGTGGGCAGCGCCGGCGCGTTGAATCTCCCCATGGCGCTGGCCTACGCCACCTACCTGCACTGCGAAAACCGCGGCGACGACTCCTGCGGTGTGTGTCCGGCCTGCTCCAAGAACAGCAAATTCATCCACCCCGATACGCATTTCGTTTTCCCCCTCAGCAACGTGAAGGGCGACAAAGACGAAGAACGTTTCAAGGCCGACATCATGAAATCATGGCGCGCCTTCCTGCTGGAGCAGCCCTACGGAAATCTCAATGACTGGACCAACTATTATGGCGGCGAAGACAAGCAGGCGCTCATTTCGCGCGAAGAAAGCCGCGAGATCATCAAAACGCTTTCGTTAAAGCCCTTTGAAAGCGCCAACAAAGTCATGATCATCTGGCAGCCGGAACTGATGCACCCCTCGGCAGCCAATGGCATTTTGAAAATATTGGAAGAGCCTGCGCCGCACACGTTCTTTATCCTGGTGACCAATGCCGCCGATAAATTGTTGCCCACCATCATTTCGCGTACGCAGATCGTCACCGTGCCGCTGCTGCAGGATGAGGAGGTCGAATCGTATCTCACGGCACATAACGTGGAGGCTGCCCGTGCGAAGAAGATCACCCCGCTGGCCGAGGGCGATCTGAACTATGCACTGAAGCTCACCGAAAACGAAGAAGACGACAACACCAAACAATTCAGGGATTGGATGGGCCAGTGCTGGCAAAAAAGATACGGCTTGTTGGTAGCCACGGCTGAGCAATTTCATGCCAAGGACAAACTGAGTCAAAAGAATTTATTGGCCTACAGCATGCTCGTGATGCGCGAAGCCCTCCTCTTCATCTCGGGCGCCACCGCGATGAACCGGTCGAGGGGCGAAGAACTTGAATTTATTGGCCGTTTCAGCAAGCAGATGACGGTGGAGAAAATCGAAAAATCGTTTACCTTGATCAACGACGCCAGTTATCACCTCGAGCGCAATGGAAGCGCCAAGATGATTTTCCTGGACCTTTCTTTAAAACTGGCAAAGATCATCAACCCGTAACCTATGAATAAAGTCATTCGCATTGGTACCCGCGGAAGCAAATTGGCCTTGTGGCAGGCGGAACATGTCGCCAGCCTGATCAAACCATCGGGTTATCAAACCGAGATTGTTCCCATCGAAACCCGGGGTGACAAGATCCTGAACGTTTCCATCGCCAAGATCGGCAGCAAGGGCGTGTTCACGGAAGAGATCGAAGCCAAACTGCTGGACGGCTCCATCGACATTGCGGTGCACAGCGCCAAAGACCTGGCCTCCGAAATTCCGGACGAGTTGGAGCTGGTGGCTTTCACCGAGCGGGAGCTGGCCAACGATGTGATCGTGAGTCATAAAAAGAATATCAACCTGGCCACAGACACACTGCGGATTGGCACCTCGGCCACGCGGCGGGTGGCGTTCCTCAAACATTTTTATCCACACCAGGAAGCGTTGACCATCCGTGGCAACCTCCAGACGCGCTTTGCCAAACTGGAGGCCGGCGACTACGATGCGTTGTTGCTCGCCTACGCCGGCGTTCACCGCATGGGATTCGATCATCTGATCGTGGAGAAGATCGAGACCAGCTATTTTGTTCCCGCCGTCGGGCAGGGAAGCATTGCCGTGGAGTGTCACAAGAAGCTGCCTTTCGACAAAAAAGATATCATCGAACGCTGGGTCAATCACCCCGAGACAGAAGATTGCATTCGCGCCGAGCGATCGTTCCTGAAAACCCTGCAAGGCGGCTGTAGCATTCCAGCGTTTGGCTATGCCCATCACGAAGGGGGAGCGATCACCTTGAAAGGAGGCATCATCTCGCTCGACGGCCAACGCATCATCAAAGCAAAGCACTCCGCTTCACCCGCGGACGTGAAAGCCCTGGGCGAACGCGTAGCCAACGAGGTGCTCATCAACGGCGGCGCTACGCTGCTGAGCGAAATAAAGAATCTTGTTGCCTAAAAGGATATCGAGGCACAGCCATTTTCCATTTACTTTTTTTTAACGCCAGTTATGAAACGAATTTCCATTCTTGTTACGCTGATTCTTTTAGTCATGGTTTCCGGGTGTGCTCAAAAGAAAGACTACGTGGTCACCATTAAGACGCGCTATGGAAATATGGTCGCGATCTTATACGATGAAACGCCGCTTCACAAAGCCAACTTCATCAAGCTGGCGAAAGAGCATTACTATGACAGCACCTTGTTTCACCGCGTCATCCAGGGGTTCATGATCCAGGGGGGCGATCCGGATTCGAAAAAAGCAACGCCTGGCCAGCACTTGGGTTTGGGTGGACCGGGTTATACCGTCAATGCAGAGTTCAACCCGAAGTTCTTCCACGAAAGGGGTGCGTTGTCGGCAGCACGGCTCGCAGACGCACAGAATCCATCCAAGGCCTCCAGCGGCAGCCAGTTCTATGTCGTGCAGGGCACGAAAATGACGGAGGGTGAATTGAAGACCGATTTCGAAAAGATGAATAACATGTTAGGGCAATTCTTTCAAAACCCCGCCAACCGGGGTGCCTACGATTCGCTGGCTGCAGCGTTCCAGGTGCAGGACATGAAACTGCTTCAGGAGCTGATGGTACAATTGAAACCCCGTGTAGAGAAAGAGTTGAATGTGAACCTCAGCAAGGAGATCTCGCCGGAGCGCCTGAAGGTCTACACCACGGTGGGCGGCACGCCGACTTTGGATGGAGGGTATACGGTGTTTGGCAAAGTCATCCAAGGGTTGGATGTGCTGGACAAGATCGCTGCCGTAACAAAAGATCCCGCGGACAGACCGACAGAAGACATCCGGATGACCGTGACCGTAGAAGAGTTGCCGGTAAAGAAGATCGAGAAATTGTATGGGTATCATTACCCCGAGAAAAAATAAGTACAACAAAGTCGCCACACGACGTTTATATAAAATTCTGATTCCTCATGAAAATTCTGGTTACCGGGGCGAATGGATTGTTGGGCACCAAACTGGTGGAGTTGTTCCAACGCGACGCGTCAATTGAATTATACGCCACGGCCCGGCGGGCGGCGATCGTTCCATTGCCTGCAGACCGATTCTTCCTGGCGGATCTAACCGACGCCGAAGCCGTCTTGAAGATGGTGGCGGCGGTGCGACCGGACGTGATCATCCACACGGCGGCGATGACCCAGGTTGATCAATGCGAGCAGGATAAGGATGGATGCTGGAAAGCCAATGTGGATGCGGTGGGCTACCTGCTGGTGGCCTGTGAAAAATACAACATCCATTTCATCCACCTCTCTACCGATTTTATTTTCGACGGCAGCCATGGCCCATTAGATGAAACGGCTCAGCCTAATCCCGTGAATTTTTACGGCGAAAGTAAACTGGCAGCCGAACGATTGGTGCAGGAAAGCAACGTGGCGTGGACCATTATCCGCACCGTACTCGTCTACGGCATCACGCCCGACATGAGCCGCTCTAACATTATCGTTTGGGTAAAGAAGAATCTGGAAGAGGGCAAGACCCTGCAGGTGGTGAACGATCAATGGCGCACCCCCAC carries:
- a CDS encoding type B 50S ribosomal protein L31 → MKKGIHPEYREVVFWDTSSDTKFISRSTSNTKETIKMENGKEYPVIKVEVSSASHPFFTGKKLFVDTAGRVEKFKNKYQKKA
- a CDS encoding GlmU family protein, producing the protein MNLILFDDPSIRIELLPFTFTRPIGALRVGILTIAEKWEKYLGTTASFKTEPYLQKKYPTVSTADNLLVNGALCPDELLAATVKSLPEGYFLVKGSLLLAARNPVQEMNQQNTIEYREPLTIIDTPWKIFRENGAQIRADFKKVTAGRTSAGIADRHTIVYGAENIFVEEGVSIRAATLNAENGPIYLGKNSQLHEGALIRGAFALCEGSQINMGAKVRGDVTVGPYSKVGGEISNSVIIAYSNKAHDGFLGNSVVGEWCNIGADSNTSNLKNNYDLIKLWRHKEQDYVQTELYFCGLMMGDHSKCSINTMFNTATVVDVSASVFGEGFPPNYVPSFSWGGAAGLTTYQLDKALETAARVVGRRDQVLSDLDREILLHVYNTTAHSRTWEKK
- a CDS encoding ATP-binding protein → MQFSSIPGLHDVKAMLTAAVKSNHIAHAQLFVGSAGALNLPMALAYATYLHCENRGDDSCGVCPACSKNSKFIHPDTHFVFPLSNVKGDKDEERFKADIMKSWRAFLLEQPYGNLNDWTNYYGGEDKQALISREESREIIKTLSLKPFESANKVMIIWQPELMHPSAANGILKILEEPAPHTFFILVTNAADKLLPTIISRTQIVTVPLLQDEEVESYLTAHNVEAARAKKITPLAEGDLNYALKLTENEEDDNTKQFRDWMGQCWQKRYGLLVATAEQFHAKDKLSQKNLLAYSMLVMREALLFISGATAMNRSRGEELEFIGRFSKQMTVEKIEKSFTLINDASYHLERNGSAKMIFLDLSLKLAKIINP
- the hemC gene encoding hydroxymethylbilane synthase, which codes for MNKVIRIGTRGSKLALWQAEHVASLIKPSGYQTEIVPIETRGDKILNVSIAKIGSKGVFTEEIEAKLLDGSIDIAVHSAKDLASEIPDELELVAFTERELANDVIVSHKKNINLATDTLRIGTSATRRVAFLKHFYPHQEALTIRGNLQTRFAKLEAGDYDALLLAYAGVHRMGFDHLIVEKIETSYFVPAVGQGSIAVECHKKLPFDKKDIIERWVNHPETEDCIRAERSFLKTLQGGCSIPAFGYAHHEGGAITLKGGIISLDGQRIIKAKHSASPADVKALGERVANEVLINGGATLLSEIKNLVA
- a CDS encoding peptidylprolyl isomerase, which gives rise to MKRISILVTLILLVMVSGCAQKKDYVVTIKTRYGNMVAILYDETPLHKANFIKLAKEHYYDSTLFHRVIQGFMIQGGDPDSKKATPGQHLGLGGPGYTVNAEFNPKFFHERGALSAARLADAQNPSKASSGSQFYVVQGTKMTEGELKTDFEKMNNMLGQFFQNPANRGAYDSLAAAFQVQDMKLLQELMVQLKPRVEKELNVNLSKEISPERLKVYTTVGGTPTLDGGYTVFGKVIQGLDVLDKIAAVTKDPADRPTEDIRMTVTVEELPVKKIEKLYGYHYPEKK
- a CDS encoding SDR family oxidoreductase; translation: MKILVTGANGLLGTKLVELFQRDASIELYATARRAAIVPLPADRFFLADLTDAEAVLKMVAAVRPDVIIHTAAMTQVDQCEQDKDGCWKANVDAVGYLLVACEKYNIHFIHLSTDFIFDGSHGPLDETAQPNPVNFYGESKLAAERLVQESNVAWTIIRTVLVYGITPDMSRSNIIVWVKKNLEEGKTLQVVNDQWRTPTLAEDLAQGCYLAAVKKATGIFHVSGKDGLTPYQMALHTVAFFQLDASLIKETNASQFTQPARRPQRTGFIIDKARTVLGYEPHSFQEGLAVVAGQLKR